From the genome of Helicoverpa zea isolate HzStark_Cry1AcR chromosome 1, ilHelZeax1.1, whole genome shotgun sequence, one region includes:
- the LOC124637175 gene encoding ADP-ribosylation factor 6, with translation MGKLLSKIFGNKEMRILMLGLDAAGKTTILYKLKLGQSVTTIPTVGFNVETVTYKNVKFNVWDVGGQDKIRPLWRHYYTGTQGLIFVVDCADRDRIDEARQELHRIINDREMRDAIILIFANKQDLPDAMKPHEIQEKLGLTRIRDRNWYVQPSCATSGDGLYEGLTWLTSNHKL, from the exons ATGGGGAAGCTGCTGTCAAAAATCTTCGGTAACAAGGAGATGAGGATATTGATGCTGGGCCTCGATGCTGCCGGGAAGACTA ctattttatataaattaaaattaggtCAGTCAGTCACAACGATACCTACGGTCGGTTTCAACGTTGAAACTGTAACGTATAAAAACGTCAAATTCAACGTATGGGACGTTGGGGGGCAGGACAAAATACGACCATTATGGAGGCATTACTATACAG GCACTCAAGGTCTAATATTCGTGGTGGACTGCGCGGACCGGGACCGCATCGACGAGGCGCGCCAGGAGCTCCATAGAATCATCAACGACAGGGAGATGCGTGACGCCATCATCCTCATCTTCGCCAACAAACAGGACTTGCCTGATG CAATGAAACCCCACGAGATCCAAGAGAAGCTGGGGCTGACGCGCATCCGCGACCGCAACTGGTACGTGCAGCCGTCGTGCGCGACGTCGGGCGACGGGCTGTACGAGGGCCTCACCTGGCTCACCAGCAACCACAAGTTATGA